The following are from one region of the Advenella mimigardefordensis DPN7 genome:
- a CDS encoding LysR family transcriptional regulator — protein sequence MDRLRAMELFLSVSRTGSFTETAKQYGVSPTSVSRMITDLEQELSVRLLLRSTRQVMLTEAGQEYAHQLDGILWSIHHAHDNITAISSSPQGLLRVHSRVMFGVGVLTPLVARFRTLYPDIHVELLLAEAQADLRLQQVDVDFRIAPPVEAGLKRRILFKSDRYLVASPDYIATMPELTSPPQLSNHAFLCYLKPGERYVCRFMSDKGVDEVALNPRHVTNSGIVQLELARLGEGIALLDDYTVANDIAQGRLVRLLPDFRVTNSSFEDGIYATILDTPMIPAKIRVFLDFVAAEVSGTERRFLAYRQPGATG from the coding sequence ATGGATCGTCTTAGAGCAATGGAGCTTTTTCTGTCAGTGTCCCGTACCGGCAGTTTCACGGAAACCGCCAAACAGTACGGCGTGTCCCCGACGTCTGTGTCCCGCATGATTACCGACCTGGAACAGGAACTCTCCGTCCGGCTTCTGCTGCGCTCGACCCGGCAGGTCATGCTGACCGAGGCTGGCCAGGAGTACGCGCACCAGCTCGATGGCATTCTGTGGAGCATTCATCATGCCCATGACAATATTACGGCGATCAGTTCCTCACCACAGGGGTTGCTGCGGGTGCACTCCCGGGTGATGTTCGGCGTGGGCGTACTGACGCCGCTCGTTGCTCGTTTCAGAACACTTTATCCGGATATCCACGTTGAATTGCTGCTGGCCGAAGCTCAGGCTGATCTGCGCCTGCAGCAGGTAGATGTTGATTTTCGCATTGCACCACCGGTAGAAGCGGGACTGAAGCGCCGTATTCTATTCAAAAGCGACCGCTATCTGGTGGCGTCACCTGACTATATTGCTACCATGCCGGAACTCACCAGCCCGCCACAACTGTCCAATCACGCCTTCCTGTGCTACCTGAAACCGGGGGAGCGCTACGTGTGTCGTTTCATGTCTGATAAAGGCGTTGACGAGGTCGCACTTAATCCCCGCCATGTAACCAATAGCGGCATCGTACAACTGGAGCTGGCGCGGCTGGGAGAAGGGATTGCCCTGCTGGATGACTATACGGTGGCCAACGATATTGCTCAGGGTCGTCTGGTCCGGCTGTTGCCGGATTTCCGGGTGACCAATTCGTCTTTTGAAGACGGCATCTACGCCACGATTCTGGACACCCCCATGATACCTGCAAAAATCCGGGTGTTTCTGGATTTCGTGGCAGCCGAAGTCTCGGGCACCGAGAGGCGCTTTCTGGCGTATCGGCAACCGGGTGCAACCGGTTAA
- a CDS encoding SMP-30/gluconolactonase/LRE family protein, which yields MAIEIAPVGTIRAALGECPVWDIANQQLWFIDSRAGVIRRLDPATGIIAASVTVPAPAGSFCLNADGRLLVALKEKLVLVDPLTGAQQFLAAVEDSHPHLRLNDGEPMPDGSFVVGTMHVYREENEPPLGGLYRLRPDGVLMKLDTGIGIANGPCVNPLDLRLYISDSSTRSIYSYVIAADGTLADRRLFVNTGPYDSGPDGCCFDTQGGLWTALVRAGAIARFGPDGVMTHRISLPLTHPASLCFGGERLDELFVTSISDSGRLRADGPLDGAILRIRGCGMQGMVPAHTRIGLSA from the coding sequence ATGGCAATTGAAATTGCACCCGTCGGTACCATCCGTGCAGCGCTCGGCGAATGCCCAGTCTGGGATATAGCAAACCAGCAGTTGTGGTTTATCGACAGCCGGGCCGGTGTGATCCGGCGACTGGACCCGGCAACGGGCATCATCGCCGCCAGCGTAACGGTGCCGGCTCCGGCAGGATCGTTCTGCCTGAATGCAGATGGTCGCCTATTGGTCGCGCTCAAGGAAAAGCTCGTTCTGGTCGACCCGCTCACCGGTGCGCAACAGTTTCTCGCAGCAGTTGAAGACAGCCATCCCCATTTGCGTCTGAACGACGGCGAACCCATGCCCGATGGCAGTTTTGTTGTTGGTACCATGCATGTTTATCGTGAAGAAAATGAACCGCCGCTGGGCGGGCTTTATCGGCTGCGCCCAGATGGCGTGTTGATGAAGCTTGATACCGGCATCGGGATTGCCAACGGCCCTTGTGTCAATCCGCTGGACTTGCGGCTGTATATCAGCGACAGCAGTACTCGCAGCATCTATTCATATGTGATAGCCGCCGATGGCACGCTTGCCGACCGGCGCCTCTTCGTTAACACAGGCCCTTATGATTCCGGCCCGGATGGCTGCTGTTTTGATACGCAGGGCGGCCTGTGGACCGCCCTGGTGCGTGCCGGCGCCATTGCTCGCTTCGGCCCGGACGGCGTGATGACTCACAGAATTTCGTTGCCCCTCACGCATCCGGCCTCGCTCTGCTTCGGGGGCGAACGTCTGGACGAGCTTTTCGTTACGTCCATCAGCGATAGCGGACGCCTGCGCGCCGATGGGCCGCTGGACGGGGCGATTCTGCGTATCCGTGGTTGTGGCATGCAGGGAATGGTGCCTGCGCACACCCGCATTGGCTTGTCTGCTTGA